The nucleotide sequence GCGCTTGACCGCCTGCACGGCGAGGGGCCCGTTCTCGCAGATGATCTCCGCGTAGCGGCGCGCTTCGCGCATCACCTCGGCTGCAGGCACGACCTTGTTCACGAGGCCGATCCGCAGCGCCTCCGCGGCCGAGAACTGCTCGCCCGTC is from Deltaproteobacteria bacterium and encodes:
- a CDS encoding crotonase/enoyl-CoA hydratase family protein (Catalyzes the reversible hydration of unsaturated fatty acyl-CoA to beta-hydroxyacyl-CoA), coding for TGEQFSAAEALRIGLVNKVVPAAEVMREARRYAEIICENGPLAVQAVKRSVLAGLGLPTAQALEKEQEIGVPAAMSEDAKEGTRAFKEKRKPVFKGR